A window of Malania oleifera isolate guangnan ecotype guangnan chromosome 5, ASM2987363v1, whole genome shotgun sequence contains these coding sequences:
- the LOC131155647 gene encoding probable polyamine transporter At1g31830 isoform X2, which yields MKLRNTANRSPSVAMGEYNSSEYVDITEESSCTRGNNFRKVSLIPLIFLIFYEVSGGPFGVEDSVQAAGPLLALLGFVVFPFIWSIPEALITAEMGTMFPEDGGYVVWVSSALGPYWGFQQGWMKWLSGVIDNALYPVLFLDYLKSAIPALDGGWPRVVAVLALTFVLTYMNYRGLTIVGWTAVLLGVFSILPFVVMGLVAIPKLEPSRWSVVNLHDVNWNLYLNTLFWNLNYWDSVSTLAGEVNNPKKTLPKALFYALILVVLGYFFPLLIGTGAIPLERDLWTDGYFSDIAKMLGGTWLRFWIQAAAAMSNMGMFVTEMSSDSFQLLGMAERGMLPELFSRRSRYGTPLIGILFSASGVILLSWLSFQEIVAAENFLYCFGMILEFIAFVRLRMKYPAASRPYKIPVGTVGAFLMCIPPTILICVVLALASVKVMVVSLIAVAIGLVLQPCLKHVEKRRWLKFSISSDLPDLHGANHENSESLMS from the coding sequence AAGTTGAGGAACACGGCCAATAGATCACCCTCCGTTGCAATGGGAGAGTATAATAGTTCAGAATATGTTGACATTACTGAAGAATCATCTTGTACTAGGGGAAATAATTTCAGGAAAGTTTCCCTTATACCCCTTATATTCctgattttttatgaggtttctGGAGGGCCATTTGGCGTTGAGGACAGTGTTCAAGCTGCTGGTCCCCTTCTGGCCCTTCTGGGCTTTGTAGTCTTCCCCTTCATATGGAGCATTCCTGAAGCTCTAATTACTGCAGAGATGGGTACCATGTTCCCTGAAGATGGTGGTTATGTTGTTTGGGTTTCGTCTGCCTTGGGGCCATACTGGGGTTTCCAGCAAGGTTGGATGAAATGGCTGAGTGGGGTTATTGATAATGCTCTGTACCCAGTTCTGTTTCTTGACTATCTGAAGTCAGCAATTCCGGCTTTAGATGGTGGCTGGCCCAGGGTTGTGGCAGTATTAGCTTTGACTTTTGTCCTCACTTACATGAACTATAGGGGTTTAACAATTGTGGGATGGACGGCTGTTCTGTTGGGTGTGTTTTCAATCCTTCCTTTCGTGGTTATGGGACTCGTGGCAATTCCGAAGTTGGAGCCTTCAAGATGGTCGGTGGTAAATCTGCATGATGTGAACTGGAATTTGTATTTGAACACTTTATTTTGGAATCTAAATTATTGGGATTCAGTGAGTACACTTGCTGGAGAGGTGAATAACCCAAAGAAAACCCTCCCAAAGGCTTTGTTTTATGCGTTGATCCTAGTTGTTCTTGGTTATTTCTTTCCTCTTTTAATTGGTACTGGAGCAATTCCACTTGAGCGTGACTTGTGGACTGATGGGTATTTCTCAGATATTGCCAAAATGCTTGGTGGAACATGGTTGCGATTTTGGATCCAAGCGGCTGCAGCAATGTCAAATATGGGAATGTTTGTGACTGAGATGAGCAGTGACTCCTTCCAACTTCTGGGTATGGCAGAACGAGGAATGCTTCCTGAACTCTTCAGCAGGAGGTCACGTTATGGAACTCCTTTGATTGGGATTTTGTTTTCAGCTTCTGGCGTGATTTTGCTTTCATGGCTGAGCTTTCAAGAGATAGTGGCTGCAGAAAATTTCTTGTATTGTTTTGGAATGATTTTGGAGTTTATAGCATTTGTGCGGTTAAGGATGAAATACCCGGCTGCATCACGGCCTTACAAGATACCTGTGGGTACAGTTGGAGCCTTTCTTATGTGCATCCCTCCGACCATTTTGATTTGTGTTGTCTTGGCTCTTGCTTCTGTCAAAGTCATGGTTGTAAGCCTAATTGCCGTAGCTATTGGTCTTGTACTCCAGCCTTGTCTGAAGCATGTCGAGAAAAGGAGATGGCTGAAGTTCTCCATAAGTTCTGATCTTCCTGATCTTCATGGTGCTAATCATGAGAATTCTG